TAAAATATTGCTCGACAAAGTCCTGCCATGTGATAAggctgtctgttttttttccctctttgaAGACTGTTTTTTCCTAAGTCAGCTGAAAGACTTATTCCAGATGATTCTCTATTTCTCCTTAAATGTCTCATGCTCTAATTACTGGTGTCTGGAACCTTCTCTTATTTACACTAAAACGCcatgcaacacaaaaaaatttacatttcgatatatatatatatatatatatatatatatatttcagatttttaaaagtaTATATAAGTTTGTGTTAGAACAAAGCTCTTTCGTGCTCTAGTGCTGAGGGATTTGGAATTCAGCCATCGTTCCTGAGTGCGCTTCATTGAGAGAGTCAATTCTTAAGTCAGTCCTGCTGAGTAAATATGTTCCTGTGGAAGGTCGTGGATGTGGGGCCTTGTTTACTGACATCCTAGCACTGGTAGCCATTACCCAATCCGGAGAACCGTCTCCAAGGCCGTAAATCTCTGTACGTCATGTAAAACCTGTATAGAAATATATTGACTGTCAGAGGAAAGGGCAATAAAGTAATTGCTCTTTAGTATTAATTTGttgaaattttaatttattaattaaaattaataaattaataaccaCCCATTATCCACCCTCCGTTCTGCTTTTTTGGAGGCTGTAAAATGCCCCCCTTGCACATGGACATAAGATCAGGCTCTGTCTGAgattactttcacttttgtctGCGCCTTAGAAACCTTTTGGTCTTTCAAACGGTTTTACTCGTTAAAGGTTTACTCATTTTACTCgtttaatatgagttcccccagcctgtccatggtcctgcagtggctagaaatggtcagatctggaatttatcTGCTTATTTGtcctcataaggggaaaggttgccTCCCTCCATGTCCCGCCTcactcctcctcattatcatttaagcGCGTCCTGGGCacatctcattgtgtgacttgctaaaagtgactgtaattctgcaccacagctgaattttggaatgagccttcacatacagtattatGGGACCACGAAGACCTTTTAAGGGACAAGAATCAACCACAGATTTGTTCAGAATAACTAGTAACATTGTTTTAAGTGTGTATGGTAGTGTCCTAGGGAAATGATACAAGAAGATATTTTTTGAGCTATGAGGTCCTGGTCTCTTGGCAGGATTGTGTTTAGATAGTTGAGAAAGTCTGGAGGGCAGCCAGTCTTCTGGAGGACATGAGTTTGTATTGACTGTCAAAACATTTGATAGgtcagtaaaggtcatgaagatatatttatattgccCGAGGCTGTTCTCTTTGAGCTTGATCATTTCCATGGTTCTAGAGGAGAGACCCCGCGATGCAAGTGAAGTTTTGTGGTTCAGCGTTGCGTATCTGTTACACATCAGACCTGATAACCtcctttgcacacacacaaaaaaatgtatcacactgacacacacacattactttgatataaaaaaaatttctctCTTGGCAGGAGGCAGACATTTGTATACCTGGACACTATACCCCGGGTCCCAGTTCCTTCATACCAGAGCATGAGGTAAGAtcatattttcagattttatcAAGTGATTTTGCGTGAAACAAAACAAGATTTTTGGTGCAGAAACACAGAATCTGATCCAATATTTTTACTAACCGGGTTGAGTCTGTGTCAGTCAGACATTGTGGTCTGTGTCCTCTCACGCATCTCACAGGTGACAGGAAGTCTTTGAGGCCTGTGATTTTAAGTGCCCCGCAGAAGGCCCCCATTGTCTGCTTTAAATGTTCATTCTGCAGTCTCCTCGCTCTCTGACCTCAGATCATAGAAGCCTGGTCAGTGGAGCCGTGGCCGGTCGACCCCCACACTGAGCTGCTCTTGGCCGAGTTCTGCTCCCCCTCTGGACGGTTGGATCACTTGACTCAAGTGATGGGACTACACCCACATTACCTACAGTCCTTCCTGCGGAGCCAAGTTTACCTGCTGAGAAGAGATGGGCCTTTACCACTGCATTATAGACACTACATTGCTATCATGGTAAATCTCCGCACTCCACTTTCCCCATTACGTTAACTATGTTAAACAGGGTAAaatttaacataataaaattaCAATGGCCGACCGTCAAGATATGTTCATTACATATAAAgggatgtacagggtgggccatttatatggatacaccttgaTAATCCAACACAATGGGcagcacattgaacacattttataagtggtcagaaacttgtaaagaataaagttatgttaaaaccaccaattaccaataaatttgatgtgtcacatgaccctcttcctattgaaaaaacaaaagttggatcaagatggccgacttcaaaatggccactatggtcaccacccatcttgaaaattttgccccctcacatatactaatgtgatacaaacaggacgttaatatcaccaaccattcccattttattaagatgtatccatataaatggcccaccctgtatttatGTTTATTGCTGAAAACtaatcttcatttaaaaaaacaaatgatcttTTTTCATACAGAAGTTCAAAACTCTTTtatcataaatatttaatttagtcCTATGTCCTATTTCTAGGCGGCAGCGAGACATCAGTGCTGGTTCCTGGTGTCTCTTCACATTCAGGAGTTTTATCGGCTAGGTGTCTGCTCAGACTGGCTTCATGGGCTGAAACATGCAAACCAGAAACTTAGGAATCTCAATGATCTCAACAAAATACTTGCACACAGACCATGGCTCATTACCAAAGAACATATAGAGGTAATATTGTTGTTTTATCTCCTTCACCCCTCTTCCCCTGCCCCTCTAAGTCCCTTCCTTCTTCTGTCTTTCGGACATTCTGTGTTTCTCTTTCCTCTTCTTCCCGAGCTTTTAcgtacattcacacacagaacctTCTTACTGATGTGAATGACTGTCGTTGTGGGTGGCTACTTCTGTGTCGGGTTCTGTGAACCTGTAATTTTTGGAACTCACTGCCAtcttaatgtaattaatgtcaCACACATATCATACAAAACTGATACAATAATTGTTACCGAGGTATTTCTACAATAGAAATTAAAGTTCTGATGTAGAAGGTTAGTCCAAGAAAATAACTAGAAATATGTATGATGATACAGTTTGGGGAATGAAAGGAATCTGTTTACTCTATAATTGATGCACTTGTATGGAGATTTAGTTCAAATTAGTTTCATaaggctgtctgtgttgaccGACGGACACCACTTGATATGAGCGATCATGGAAACACTGGAAGatttgtgttatatttatggctgaatcaagaaatatagcATTTatataaactaaactaaactatctccataCACCTGGGGTTGAACAACTACCTAAATCCCAAATCCCCAAAATTACTATTCAGATTAGTTGAGAATTAGGTTGTGCAGATAAAACCTACAGTGATTTGTGTCTATAGACCATGTCTTCTTTTTGTCTGTCTAGAACTTGGTGAAGACAGGAGAACACAGCTGGTCGCTGGCAGAACTCGTCCATGCTGTGGTTCTGCTGGCGCATTTTCACGCCCTGGCAAGTTTTGTGTTTGGCAGTGGAATTAACCCAGAAACTCCAACTCCCACCAGCACCTATTGTAGCTGTGAGATTAATGGCAACAACCAACCTGAGCAAGACGTCCTGCTGAGTTCAAGTCCTGAGGTTACAGCGATTTACTGAtcaatttttctttaataatttGTCAATTAAATTAGAACCCCATTTGCCTCAATCCTGTTCATGTAGGTGGAGTTAAATGCAGGGAATTTAGTCTTATCTCAACTTTGGATCATCCACGATTGAAGTTGGATAGACTCCAGCCCTTTAACCCACATGTCTGGGAAATTGTTTATGGCTGTGTCACCATCTTTATAAATGGAAAATAGGGCAGTCACCTGAATAAGCACATTTTGTGCAGCTGTGTGAAATGACCATGGATAAGCCTGTTGTTGGGAGTGCTGTGATAAGCAGGTTGAGGACCGGCCTTGGAAGCAATGATCAGATTCTGCTTCCTGACTAGGCCCTGTCAGTTAAGAAACGCTCACTGAACcacaatgtttgtgtgtgtatctatgttGTAGAGTGAACTGGAGTGTTTGATGGAGAGAATGAAGAGACTTCaggaagagaaagaggaagaagaggcaACCGAGGAAGAAATGTTCACACGAtttgagaaggagaaggaggaaagCCTTCTAGTTGGCTCTGGAGGTAGAGACACGCCTGGACATTGTGTGcagtcattttaattacatttagtCCAAGTCACATGCAAATGTCTTTCTCTCTGCAGTTTTTAATGATAAGGTCACATTATCATCAAGAGTGTCACGTTTTGTTGAGGACGATTCCTTTGGCTATCAAGACTTTGCCAGGCAAGGAGAGGACAACCCACCAACATTTCGAGCACAGGTACATCTATCATCTTAATGTGACCTGTATCACCTGCATCACCGGCACGGAAACATGAATTACTGAACAGGTCTGTCTGGCTGTCTGAACAGGACTATTCGTGGGAGGATCACGGCTTCTCTCTGGTGAATAGACTTTATTCCGACATCGGCCTCCTGCTGGACGAGAAATTCCGTACGGTGTGCGATTTGACCTATTACAACATGGCTAGCCATGAGGGTGTGGACACCAGCATGCTGCGAAGAGCCCTTTTCAACTATGTCCACTGCATGTACGGTATCAGGTATGACCACTTTCAACAAAATCTACAGTTGACATTATTGTTATTCAACACACCTGagtaaaaacaattatttctgAGGTCATGTTACAATTCAGGACGTTTATAATGGTAAATGCACTGTGGATAGAAGTTTCACTCGtgttgtgtgcaggtacgatgattatgattatggggAGGTGAATCAGCTGCTGGAACGCAGCCTGAAGGTATACATCAAGACAGTGACATGCTACCCAGAGAGGACAACCCGTCGTATGTACGACAGCTACTGGCACCAGTTCCGGCATTCCGAGAAGGTGTGTGCTGTCACCGGACATCTACAATTTTAGATTTGTGTGGAGATTGGGTTcagattttatattattttgaaaCAATACCATAACTAGTGGTGCAGAGCAATATTACTGATCAGATTACATTCCTTCTCATCCTGTAGGTTCATGTAAATCTTCTGCTGATGGAAGCCCGAATGCAGGCCGAGCTGCTTTACACTCTGCGTGCCATAACACAATACATGACCTGATCTCTCACCCTGATTGTAGTCCAGGTCCTGAGCCtttctctgtctgcctgttAATCTATTTATCTGTCTCTGCCTCCCCGCCCATCTGTTTGGGTCTGTCTCTAATCCGTAGCGCATGTATCCAATATCTCTTTGGAGATCCAatatctcttctttttttttttttttttttttttttttatttgtcactgatatttttttaaatatcgcCTTAAAATGCCTTAATTAAGCTTTAGGCTAATATTTGCCAAATGGCCAAACCAGCTTAATAGGAGCAAATTGTAATGTAGCAAAGTTGGTTTGGTgtaaaattttgtttttatatggACACACCAAGGCTAAGGAGAAgctgtttcttaaaaaaaaaaaaaaaagtattcaagAAATTGTAAGTGCAATATTCCTTTACActattttcattatatttcgCACAAAGGGTTTCCTTAAATGTGTCTTACATCATGTGAGGAATCCTTCACTTGTTCAAAACCCGAAGGGTCTGAAAATGGGCATGGGATTATTACATTTCTctgctattttttatttgattacaCCTGGTTATTTGAGGAGACCTTGTATGGAAAAAAGTTGAGTTGGGCCTTAAATTCTCTAAAAGGAATTCTCATATTTCTGAACACATCCTCAGAGTTAAACTTGACTAAGCTAATACCACACAGTTCAACTTCTTAACAGCGTTGAATTTTGCCTTCATAACGATAATGGAACAGTACACTTTAACTAAAGATATTAGTATGTTTTAGTTGAAAGaaatatagatataaaaatTGTCAGTGTGTAtggaagtgtctgtgtgtgtgtgtgtgtgttaggatgCTTGGAAAAATTTGTATGTTTGTAACTGgaatgtttctgtatttttgtctgAGCATAAGAATGCTGTGAACTAAAACATGCACCAAAGTTTTAGCTGTTTAAAAGAGCAGTTGTGACACTCCATCTGGTGATCATATATTGCTGCAATTGACCAATGATTTGCTGCTGTTTCTGTGCAATAAAGCTACCCTGTTCAATACTGATGATTTGTGACTTGTTTTTCCCCCATCAAATCATTTCCAGTAATAAAtgcatggttttaaaaatcAATGATAGGGTAGGTTGCATAAGATTGATTTATATAACCTGCTTTAAAATGTTTAGATTTTTCCATCAAAATACATATCCAAAATATAGTCACACTAAACATACAGCTACTGAAAGATATTAAAGTCATTAGTAGATTATTTTATAGAATCATATTgagtgtttaattaaaaatataaatatatacaccaGGACCTACAGTTAATGACTGCATGATTGAAATGGATATATGATTCACTGTTGATATACACagtcataaatatatacattaaacatagactataatgtatttttttaattgagttgAATTTATTCAAGTGATCACAATTGATTCAAAGTGAATATACATGCATATTCACAATTTTTCACATCTATATGTGtatgtgatgtgtttgtgtatatactttataaaaaatgtcgcggaaatacattttatttttacatctgTTTTGCAATTGGTACCCGCCTGCTCAGTTTGTACTTCGCGGCGTCCGTACATCATACGTCATTAAGTCGAGCGCACTGCATTCTGGGACATATTGCAAGTTTGTTGTCTTCAACGTTGTCTGGTAAGAATTATAAATACTgattatctgtttttttcccccacgtAAAAACGAAATTCGTAGGATTTCCGTAGGATTTTGAGCGTCTGTGGACATCCCTCTAGCGTCTTGTAAGGAGCATTGTGCGCGACGAGCGTGTTAGCGAAGCGCCGGGCAGCTAGCAGCGTGCTAGTCTTCAGACGCCTAGCAGCGGGATTTAACGAGAATTGACGGTTTCCAGAGTGACACAAGATGACAACCGCGGCCAGGCCGACCTTCGAGCCCGCCAGGGGTGGTCGCGGGAAGGGTGAAGGGGACCTGAGTGCGCTGTCCAAACAGTACTCAAGCCGGGACCTCCCGGGACACACGAAAATAAAATACAGGTGGGGCTGTGCCGCGCCTGGCGTCGCGCGTGTCCGAGTGTCCGAAGCGGCCGCTTAATCGTCGCCGTGTTCGTCTCGACAGGCAGCCGACGCAGGATGCGCCCGAGGAGGTCCGCGCCCGCGACTTCCGCCGCGAGCTGGAGGAGCGTGAGCGCGTCGCCGCCAGGGAGAAGACCCGGGAGCGGGGTCCGAGGGGTCAGTGCCCCGCCACGCCACTCACGTCGCGTTCTGTGTATTCGGTTGTATggtcattgttgttgtttttaatccAGAGCACACGACCTCGTCGTCCTCGTCCTCTTCGTCTAAGAGGCCGCGTTTGGATCAGATCCCGGCCGCGAACTTGGATGCAGACGACCCCCTGACCGATGTGAATACCAGAAAAACCTCCAAAATGCTCCTGTGCAGTTGTACTTTATTTTTGAAGGCGGAGGTTGAAcgatgtgaatgaatgaatgaatgtatgtACGTAGGATGATGAAGACTCAGAGTCCGGCTCTGACAGTGATGATGACGACACCGCCGCTTTGTTGGCTGAACTGGACAAGATTAAGAAGGAGAGAGCTGAAGAGCAAGAAAGGAAGGTAGTCTTTCTGGCCTCCGTTTTATAAAGTCTATGGTTTTATTCCGAGGCGTGCGGTTCTGAGAGTGTGGTAGTGTTGAACAGTGCTATTCTCTGCTCTGTTGTAGGAACGAGAACAGAAAGCCGAGGAGGAGAGAATTCGAATGGAAAACATCCTGAGTGGAAATCCTCTGCTTAACCTAGCAGGACAGCAGCCGCCAAAACCGAGTCCAGCAACCTTCCGTGTAAAGAGGAGGTAATCATAAATATGACATAATGAAATAAGAGAATGAAATATAATAGCAACAtaaaatggggtggtagtagcctagtgggtgacacactcgcctatgaaccagaagacccgggttcaaatcccacttactaccattgtgtccctgagcaagacacttaaccctaaattgctccagggggggggactgtccctgtaactactagttgtaagtcgctctggataagggcgtctgataaattctgtaaatgtaagctaATTGAACACCCTACAGTTCATTATTgggaaatattatttcatggtcaTTATTTTTACCCAACACTGATCATTTCAGaggccttttatttcatttcagcagtttttatGTTTCCCCCCAGAGTCAgctttttatttcagtatggTGTTTTTCCCTAATGGCTTTTTATTTCGTAATGCGACTTGTCAGTAGAATGACTATCAATTGGGATTGGCTGCTCCTTTGCTCAGGCATAAGCAATACATGAAGTGTCGATTTAGGTCTTCTGCTGCGGTGCATTCTCCTATGCAGTCAGCGGCTAAATAAACCTTAAGCACGGGAATAAAGTAACACGTGTAATAACATTTGTGCAGGTCAAGGCTGCAGGAGAAATGTCAGAGGTTGCTTATTGCTCAGAATTGTCGTTCCCAACATAGAGATTGCAGGTCCGTACAATTTCATCTGAGCTAAGGTTACCAAAAAACTTAAAATCCCAATAGGATCATCAAAACGTTTTAATTCTGTAGGATGAAATCTTGGTCCGAGCCCGGTCATGTTCGTTCTCAATTTTGATCCTCTTAGTCGAGCTCGCATTGGCTCTGGTCGAGTCCAGCTCGTGCGATAAATGAACTTAGTCAGAGGACGTTTTCAGCACTATTCTGTGGGCAGAGTTAGTCCTGCTGCAGATTTACTCTTCACCAAGCTGAGGAACCCAGCAGACCagtccaagctcctgtg
The window above is part of the Denticeps clupeoides chromosome 6, fDenClu1.1, whole genome shotgun sequence genome. Proteins encoded here:
- the cwc15 gene encoding protein CWC15 homolog — translated: MTTAARPTFEPARGGRGKGEGDLSALSKQYSSRDLPGHTKIKYRQPTQDAPEEVRARDFRRELEERERVAAREKTRERGPREHTTSSSSSSSSKRPRLDQIPAANLDADDPLTDDDEDSESGSDSDDDDTAALLAELDKIKKERAEEQERKEREQKAEEERIRMENILSGNPLLNLAGQQPPKPSPATFRVKRRWDDDVVFKNCAKGVDESRKDKRFVNDTLRSEFHKKFMEKYVK
- the sesn3 gene encoding sestrin-3 isoform X2, which translates into the protein MGLHPHYLQSFLRSQVYLLRRDGPLPLHYRHYIAIMAAARHQCWFLVSLHIQEFYRLGVCSDWLHGLKHANQKLRNLNDLNKILAHRPWLITKEHIENLVKTGEHSWSLAELVHAVVLLAHFHALASFVFGSGINPETPTPTSTYCSCEINGNNQPEQDVLLSSSPESELECLMERMKRLQEEKEEEEATEEEMFTRFEKEKEESLLVGSGVFNDKVTLSSRVSRFVEDDSFGYQDFARQGEDNPPTFRAQDYSWEDHGFSLVNRLYSDIGLLLDEKFRTVCDLTYYNMASHEGVDTSMLRRALFNYVHCMYGIRYDDYDYGEVNQLLERSLKVYIKTVTCYPERTTRRMYDSYWHQFRHSEKVHVNLLLMEARMQAELLYTLRAITQYMT
- the sesn3 gene encoding sestrin-3 isoform X1 codes for the protein MSVSADGLASSCSCRVCSVCQKTLCDKEADICIPGHYTPGPSSFIPEHEIIEAWSVEPWPVDPHTELLLAEFCSPSGRLDHLTQVMGLHPHYLQSFLRSQVYLLRRDGPLPLHYRHYIAIMAAARHQCWFLVSLHIQEFYRLGVCSDWLHGLKHANQKLRNLNDLNKILAHRPWLITKEHIENLVKTGEHSWSLAELVHAVVLLAHFHALASFVFGSGINPETPTPTSTYCSCEINGNNQPEQDVLLSSSPESELECLMERMKRLQEEKEEEEATEEEMFTRFEKEKEESLLVGSGVFNDKVTLSSRVSRFVEDDSFGYQDFARQGEDNPPTFRAQDYSWEDHGFSLVNRLYSDIGLLLDEKFRTVCDLTYYNMASHEGVDTSMLRRALFNYVHCMYGIRYDDYDYGEVNQLLERSLKVYIKTVTCYPERTTRRMYDSYWHQFRHSEKVHVNLLLMEARMQAELLYTLRAITQYMT